In a single window of the Myxococcales bacterium genome:
- a CDS encoding acyl--CoA ligase has translation MPLLYDWLSKAAKAQGSQKKALVYRDNYLSWRGLLERVDRRAQEFKAMGIKDGAWVGLMLGNVPDFVVLALALSKLGAAIVPIDPTTGARELELMLTAAPLRALVTRPRGSEGAISASGQTTPPPPTQPAASSPRPRSARTTVPPAPGGGAIGAASAAGGVSANPEAGAEVRRRLQGTLLTCSVYKHNQLDLSVEPLAILFTSDSLGDPKAVLRTEKNTQASVDQAIAALSLDTDSRMLVAVPLFHAYGWDLGLLPTLRLGATMYLEEELSARRIGKLIREHKIDVLPGTPQIYADLCRQPTAKKLEVDNPRFLAAGSRLDPLVAEDFAAKYGIKLLSCYHSTEASTIALDATGKTPASVGKTLTGVDVRISGTDGKPVVGKEGLVWVRSKALSPHALGPYDHEVGKTPSRPGIGAIDKQGWFRSGDRGKLDKTGRLFLTGREDDVVKVEGKRVALGEVEGCLESFPKVKQAQALVIDDPLVGAMVIARVVSKSRCLPEEIIDHCARNLAPYKVPRRIEFCDVI, from the coding sequence AGGCGATGGGCATCAAGGACGGCGCGTGGGTCGGGCTGATGCTCGGCAACGTGCCCGACTTCGTCGTCCTGGCGCTGGCGCTGTCCAAGCTGGGCGCGGCGATCGTCCCGATCGATCCCACCACCGGCGCCCGCGAGCTCGAGCTGATGTTGACCGCAGCGCCCCTGCGCGCGCTGGTGACCCGGCCGCGCGGCTCCGAGGGCGCGATCAGCGCCAGCGGGCAGACCACGCCGCCGCCGCCCACGCAGCCCGCGGCGTCGTCACCCCGGCCCCGGAGCGCGCGCACGACCGTGCCGCCGGCGCCGGGCGGTGGTGCGATCGGCGCCGCCAGCGCCGCCGGCGGCGTGTCGGCCAACCCCGAGGCCGGCGCCGAGGTCCGCCGCCGCCTCCAGGGCACGCTGCTCACCTGCAGCGTCTACAAGCACAACCAGCTCGACCTCAGCGTCGAGCCGCTGGCGATCCTGTTCACCTCCGACTCGCTGGGTGACCCCAAGGCGGTGCTGCGCACCGAGAAGAACACCCAGGCCTCGGTCGACCAGGCGATCGCCGCGCTGTCGCTCGACACCGACAGCCGCATGCTGGTCGCGGTGCCGCTGTTCCACGCGTACGGGTGGGACCTGGGCCTCTTGCCGACGCTGCGGCTGGGCGCGACGATGTACCTTGAGGAGGAGCTGTCGGCGCGCCGCATCGGCAAGCTCATCCGCGAGCACAAGATCGACGTGCTCCCCGGCACCCCGCAGATCTACGCCGACCTGTGCCGGCAACCGACCGCCAAGAAGCTCGAGGTCGACAACCCGCGCTTCCTCGCGGCCGGCTCCCGCCTCGATCCGCTCGTCGCCGAGGACTTCGCCGCCAAGTACGGCATCAAGCTCCTGTCCTGCTACCACTCGACCGAGGCCTCGACCATCGCCCTCGACGCCACCGGCAAGACGCCGGCGTCGGTCGGCAAGACCCTGACCGGGGTCGACGTGCGGATCAGCGGCACCGACGGCAAGCCGGTCGTCGGCAAGGAGGGCCTGGTCTGGGTCCGGTCCAAGGCGCTGTCGCCGCACGCGCTGGGCCCCTACGACCACGAGGTCGGCAAGACGCCGAGCCGGCCCGGCATCGGCGCCATCGACAAGCAGGGCTGGTTCCGCTCGGGCGATCGCGGCAAGCTCGACAAGACCGGCCGCCTGTTCTTGACCGGGCGCGAGGACGACGTCGTCAAGGTCGAGGGCAAGCGCGTCGCGCTCGGCGAGGTCGAGGGCTGCCTCGAGTCGTTCCCCAAGGTCAAGCAGGCTCAGGCGCTGGTGATCGACGACCCGCTGGTCGGCGCCATGGTCATCGCGCGCGTCGTGTCCAAGTCGCGCTGCCTGCCCGAAGAGATCATCGACCACTGCGCGCGCAACCTCGCCCCCTACAAGGTCCCGCGCCGCATCGAGTTCTGCGACGTGATTTGA